In a genomic window of Zingiber officinale cultivar Zhangliang chromosome 9B, Zo_v1.1, whole genome shotgun sequence:
- the LOC122025442 gene encoding uncharacterized protein LOC122025442 isoform X2, translating into MADKVAVGVADDMGESVQCVDHPYRSNPGGVCAFCLQEKLGKLVSSSKSNPFLPLQPSPSSSTSSPTSFRADVVATGLASVYSRNGAPAYDGRRTKFSYLAVGRSKKKKGGGGDLGSYANGGRKFVVSGSSHTTASVAVANGGGLVLKRSKSVAPTPRTTGSFLAQVGVGRRNGDAAVADSPRKKSFCRRSTSSSSGGGREGDASKQHPQPPSIDLEAETGRKLAENSSAEDAQSPSGSQASSLFGRKVSRSRSVGCGSRSFSGDFLERISTGFGDCTLRRVESQREAKPKTAIQLDQNKNNDGDRQHTMKETIKCGGIFGGLGMMSAYWLPAAADDDYDIHSRASTSTPAARTGVAPHGRTRTWGLALASPMRAFRPHSSSSRSLYTINAAASTGPAATNIISSINGHDGCGKQSSLNSDASFLAVS; encoded by the exons ATGGCCGACAAAGTAGCGGTGGGCGTGGCGGACGACATGGGGGAGAGCGTGCAGTGCGTGGACCACCCTTATCGTAGCAATCCGGGCGGGGTGTGCGCCTTCTGCTTGCAGGAGAAGCTGGGCAAGCTGGTGTCTTCGTCCAAGTCCAACCCCTTCCTCCCCCTCCAGCCCTCGCcttcctcctccacctcctcccccACCTCCTTCCGCGCCGACGTCGTTGCCACCGGGCTCGCCTCTGTCTATTCGCGCAACGGCGCGCCTGCGTACGACGGCCGCAGGACCAAGTTCTCTTACCTAGCAGTCGGCCGCAGCAAAAAGAAGAAAGGCGGCGGCGGCGACTTAGGTAGCTACGCGAACGGCGGAAGGAAGTTCGTAGTCAGTGGAAGTAGTCACACTACCGCTTCTGTCGCGGTGGCTAACGGCGGTGGCCTGGTTTTGAAACGGAGCAAGTCTGTGGCGCCGACTCCGAGGACGACCGGATCATTCCTCGCGCAGGTTGGTGTTGGCCGCAGAAATGGAGACGCCGCCGTCGCAGACAGCCCTCGGAAGAAGAGCTTCTG TCGCAGATCCACCTCATCCTCTTCGGGCGGAGGGCGCGAGGGAGACGCCAGCAAGCAGCATCCGCAACCACCGTCAATTGATTTGGAAGCAGAGACCGGCAGGAAATTAGCGGAGAACAGCAGTGCGGAGGATGCCCAGAGCCCAAGCGGCAGCCAGGCGTCGTCCTTATTCGGTAGGAAGGTGTCGAGATCCAGGTCAGTGGGATGCGGCAGCAGAAGCTTCTCGGGCGACTTCCTCGAGCGCATCTCCACTGGCTTTGGTGACTGCACGTTGCGGAGAGTGGAGTCTCAGCGCGAGGCCAAGCCCAAGACCGCCATCCAACTCGACCAGAACAAGAACAACGACGGCGACCGACAACATACGATGAAGGAGACGATCAAATGCGGAGGTATCTTTGGGGGACTCGGGATGATGTCGGCCTATTGGCTTCCCGCTGCGGCCGACGACGACTACGACATCCATAGCAGGGCATCGACCTCAACCCCTGCCGCCAGAACAGGCGTCGCGCCGCACGGACGAACCCGGACCTGGGGCTTGGCCTTAGCCAGCCCAATGAGAGCCTTCCGGCCTCACTCTTCCTCATCCCGGTCACTCTACACCATCAACGCCGCTGCTTCTACTGGTCCGGCGGCGACCAACATCATCTCCTCCATCAACGGCCATGACGGCTGCGGCAAACAGAGCAGCCTTAACAGTGATGCATCGTTCCTGGCCGTCAGCTAG
- the LOC122025442 gene encoding uncharacterized protein LOC122025442 isoform X1, producing MADKVAVGVADDMGESVQCVDHPYRSNPGGVCAFCLQEKLGKLVSSSKSNPFLPLQPSPSSSTSSPTSFRADVVATGLASVYSRNGAPAYDGRRTKFSYLAVGRSKKKKGGGGDLGSYANGGRKFVVSGSSHTTASVAVANGGGLVLKRSKSVAPTPRTTGSFLAQVGVGRRNGDAAVADSPRKKSFWSFLYHSPVSSAISFSSAVNGNSHSRRSTSSSSGGGREGDASKQHPQPPSIDLEAETGRKLAENSSAEDAQSPSGSQASSLFGRKVSRSRSVGCGSRSFSGDFLERISTGFGDCTLRRVESQREAKPKTAIQLDQNKNNDGDRQHTMKETIKCGGIFGGLGMMSAYWLPAAADDDYDIHSRASTSTPAARTGVAPHGRTRTWGLALASPMRAFRPHSSSSRSLYTINAAASTGPAATNIISSINGHDGCGKQSSLNSDASFLAVS from the coding sequence ATGGCCGACAAAGTAGCGGTGGGCGTGGCGGACGACATGGGGGAGAGCGTGCAGTGCGTGGACCACCCTTATCGTAGCAATCCGGGCGGGGTGTGCGCCTTCTGCTTGCAGGAGAAGCTGGGCAAGCTGGTGTCTTCGTCCAAGTCCAACCCCTTCCTCCCCCTCCAGCCCTCGCcttcctcctccacctcctcccccACCTCCTTCCGCGCCGACGTCGTTGCCACCGGGCTCGCCTCTGTCTATTCGCGCAACGGCGCGCCTGCGTACGACGGCCGCAGGACCAAGTTCTCTTACCTAGCAGTCGGCCGCAGCAAAAAGAAGAAAGGCGGCGGCGGCGACTTAGGTAGCTACGCGAACGGCGGAAGGAAGTTCGTAGTCAGTGGAAGTAGTCACACTACCGCTTCTGTCGCGGTGGCTAACGGCGGTGGCCTGGTTTTGAAACGGAGCAAGTCTGTGGCGCCGACTCCGAGGACGACCGGATCATTCCTCGCGCAGGTTGGTGTTGGCCGCAGAAATGGAGACGCCGCCGTCGCAGACAGCCCTCGGAAGAAGAGCTTCTGGTCCTTCCTCTACCACTCTCCTGTTTCTTCCGCCATCTCTTTTTCTTCTGCCGTCAACGGGAACAGCCACAGTCGCAGATCCACCTCATCCTCTTCGGGCGGAGGGCGCGAGGGAGACGCCAGCAAGCAGCATCCGCAACCACCGTCAATTGATTTGGAAGCAGAGACCGGCAGGAAATTAGCGGAGAACAGCAGTGCGGAGGATGCCCAGAGCCCAAGCGGCAGCCAGGCGTCGTCCTTATTCGGTAGGAAGGTGTCGAGATCCAGGTCAGTGGGATGCGGCAGCAGAAGCTTCTCGGGCGACTTCCTCGAGCGCATCTCCACTGGCTTTGGTGACTGCACGTTGCGGAGAGTGGAGTCTCAGCGCGAGGCCAAGCCCAAGACCGCCATCCAACTCGACCAGAACAAGAACAACGACGGCGACCGACAACATACGATGAAGGAGACGATCAAATGCGGAGGTATCTTTGGGGGACTCGGGATGATGTCGGCCTATTGGCTTCCCGCTGCGGCCGACGACGACTACGACATCCATAGCAGGGCATCGACCTCAACCCCTGCCGCCAGAACAGGCGTCGCGCCGCACGGACGAACCCGGACCTGGGGCTTGGCCTTAGCCAGCCCAATGAGAGCCTTCCGGCCTCACTCTTCCTCATCCCGGTCACTCTACACCATCAACGCCGCTGCTTCTACTGGTCCGGCGGCGACCAACATCATCTCCTCCATCAACGGCCATGACGGCTGCGGCAAACAGAGCAGCCTTAACAGTGATGCATCGTTCCTGGCCGTCAGCTAG
- the LOC122025443 gene encoding protein ABHD11-like isoform X1, with amino-acid sequence MAKVLGNAFRRSRLLFVTASPSGPRLTISPPSPFYGGGRSFETLAFEEIKTSEKPYDSTAFVLHGLLGSGRNWRSFSRDLAAQLQKSSPSRVWRMVLVDIRNHGRSAGLKELDLPHNMFNGAKDMANLVKFHGWAWPDVVLGHSMGGKVALQFAASCAHGDYGESAIMPKQLWVLDSVPGEVNSNETSGEVEKVLQTLQDLPSPLPSRKWVIDHMLSLGFSKMLSNWIGSNLNNDGEHVEWAFDLQACIDMFNSYREESYWSLLESPPNELEIAIVRAENSDRWPEHVVNRLNHLSQKRRVPKEGKVSFHLLPKSGHWVHVDNPKGLLEIVAPNFYSNA; translated from the exons ATGGCGAAAGTTCTCGGCAACGCTTTTCGTCGATCGCGTCTCCTCTTCGTTACGGCCTCTCCTTCGGGGCCTCGTCTGACGATATCTCCCCCCTCCCCTTTCTATGGAGGAGGAAGGTCGTTCGAGACTCTCGCCTTTGAAGAGATAAAGACATCTGAGAAGCCTTACGATTCCACCGCTTTCGTCCTCCACGGCCTGCTCGGATCCGGAAGGAATTGGAGATCGTTCTCCCGAGATCTCGCCGCCCAGCTCCAAAAATCATCTCCCTCTCGTG TTTGGAGAATGGTACTGGTTGACATAAGAAATCATGGGAGATCAGCTGGACTGAAAGAGCTAGATCTTCCCCACAACATGTTtaatggagccaaagatatggcTAATTTGGTGAAGTTCCATGGTTGGGCCTGGCCAGATGTAGTCTTAGGCCACTCCATGGGTGGAAAAGTTGCATTACAGTTTGCAGCAAGTTGTGCGCATGGGGACTATGGTGAATCAGCTATCATGCCAAAGCAG CTCTGGGTGTTGGATTCTGTCCCAGGTGAAGTAAACTCTAATGAGACTAGTGGTGAGGTAGAAAAAGTTTTGCAGACTCTTCAAGATTTGCCTTCGCCGCTGCCATCACGCAA GTGGGTCATCGATCATATGCTGAGTCTTGGATTTTCAAAAATGCTCTCCAATTGGATTGGGAGCAACCTGAATAATGACGGTGAACATGTAGAGTGGGCTTTTGATCTTCAGGCTTGCATAGATATGTTTAATTCCTATAG GGAAGAGAGTTATTGGTCTCTATTAGAATCTCCACCAAATGAATTGGAGATTGCTATTGTTCGAGCAGAGAACAGTGACAGGTGGCCTGAGCATGTCGTTAACCGACTCAATCACCTCTCTCAAAAGCGAAGAGTGCCCAAAGAAGGAAAGGTTTCATTTCATCTGCTGCCTAAGTCGGGCCACTGGGTGCATGTCGACAACCCCAAAGGGTTACTTGAAATTGTGGCACCTAACTTCTACTCAAATGCTTGA
- the LOC122025443 gene encoding protein ABHD11-like isoform X2 yields MAKRKLNFHHSLKGFCNEQWLLDNFGDKSDQHEQLEMEIFVLLSGVMVVWRMVLVDIRNHGRSAGLKELDLPHNMFNGAKDMANLVKFHGWAWPDVVLGHSMGGKVALQFAASCAHGDYGESAIMPKQLWVLDSVPGEVNSNETSGEVEKVLQTLQDLPSPLPSRKWVIDHMLSLGFSKMLSNWIGSNLNNDGEHVEWAFDLQACIDMFNSYREESYWSLLESPPNELEIAIVRAENSDRWPEHVVNRLNHLSQKRRVPKEGKVSFHLLPKSGHWVHVDNPKGLLEIVAPNFYSNA; encoded by the exons ATGGCGAAGAGGAAACTCAATTTCCATCATTCTCTTAAGGGTTTTTGCAATGAACAATGGTTGCTCGACAACTTTGGTGACAAATCTGATCAACATGAACAGTTGGAAATGGAGATTTTTGTGTTGTTGTCTGGCGTCATGGTTG TTTGGAGAATGGTACTGGTTGACATAAGAAATCATGGGAGATCAGCTGGACTGAAAGAGCTAGATCTTCCCCACAACATGTTtaatggagccaaagatatggcTAATTTGGTGAAGTTCCATGGTTGGGCCTGGCCAGATGTAGTCTTAGGCCACTCCATGGGTGGAAAAGTTGCATTACAGTTTGCAGCAAGTTGTGCGCATGGGGACTATGGTGAATCAGCTATCATGCCAAAGCAG CTCTGGGTGTTGGATTCTGTCCCAGGTGAAGTAAACTCTAATGAGACTAGTGGTGAGGTAGAAAAAGTTTTGCAGACTCTTCAAGATTTGCCTTCGCCGCTGCCATCACGCAA GTGGGTCATCGATCATATGCTGAGTCTTGGATTTTCAAAAATGCTCTCCAATTGGATTGGGAGCAACCTGAATAATGACGGTGAACATGTAGAGTGGGCTTTTGATCTTCAGGCTTGCATAGATATGTTTAATTCCTATAG GGAAGAGAGTTATTGGTCTCTATTAGAATCTCCACCAAATGAATTGGAGATTGCTATTGTTCGAGCAGAGAACAGTGACAGGTGGCCTGAGCATGTCGTTAACCGACTCAATCACCTCTCTCAAAAGCGAAGAGTGCCCAAAGAAGGAAAGGTTTCATTTCATCTGCTGCCTAAGTCGGGCCACTGGGTGCATGTCGACAACCCCAAAGGGTTACTTGAAATTGTGGCACCTAACTTCTACTCAAATGCTTGA